The genomic stretch TCGATAACATTACATGACCCTTATCCAAATCCCTTCAATGCAGAAGTGTCGATTCGATTCGATGTTCCCAGCAATTCGATGATTGCAATTGATGTTTTCGATGCCTTAGGCCGACAAGTGAACGAGTTACCAACCGTGTATACTTACCAGGTACTCACCAGATTGCTTGGAATGGAAATCGATTCACTTCCGGTTTATATTTTGTTAAGTTGAGCACAGGGAATTTCACAGCCACGAAGAAGATTCTACTGTTGCAGTAACTCTAATTAAAGAGCAAATAGAAAACAAGGGCTGACAGATGTCAGCCCTTGTTCGATAGTAGCGGGCCGGTTGAACAGGTTCGGACAAACACACCATCCGGTTGTTTTCCGCCGCTCAAGCCGGACCCATAGCCGGGATCAATCGATTACGGTAAATACAGAATCTTCTGTGTCAACGCAACCGAGCGGCCGGTCATCCGAACGATATACAATCCACCGGCAGCCGTGATACCATTGGTATTACGACCATTCCAAGAAACTTTACCCGCTTCGCGAACATCAGAACCGAGTGTAGCCACCAAACGACCCATAACATCATGGACTGTTATCGTCGCAACTTCACCACGGGGGATGCTGTATCGAATGTCAGTCGAACGATTGAAGGGATTCGGATACGCCATTTCCAAAGCGAAGCCATTAGCGACAGATGGCGCAGGGCGCTCACCGACTTCAGATGAAACGACATCGGCTTGACCGCGCGGAGAAATCTGGAAATACTCGGTATAAGGTGAGTTGAAATCGTACTGACCGGCGATTCCGGTAACCGTTATCCGGTCACCAGGTTGCGGCGGGTTGGTCCAACCGTCTAAATCGGTACCCTTTTCGATACGCAGGGTAATGATACCGGTACCGTCATCGAGATTGATACTGGCAGCGCTGTCAAGTAACGGCCAATTTTGATTGCTGCCAAGAATTGCACCAACGATTTGAACAAGCATGCCTTCGTAGGATTCACCGCTGTTGCGAAGTTCACCTGTTGTACAAACAATTGGATCCGGCAAGGCTATGTGTGCAGCGCCATGGTTCGTTACCTGAAAATACGGGGGAACGATCTGGGTCTTACCATTATAGATCGAGACATATCCTTGTGCAGTAATAGAATCGCCAACAGCAACGGTTGTGCTGTTAACGCCACGAAGCGTGACACCGGCATTCAAACCGTCTTGGATAGAAATATCCAATAATCCACCCGACTGCCAGAGACCGGAAGGAACATTCGCTACACCGTGGACGCGAACGTAAAGACCACTATCAACCGGAATGCCATTGGTGTTATTCGTGCGGATTTGCAGTAAGGTGCGATCTACTGGAGTAGGTACCGTTCCGCCATTTAATGCGCCGGGAGTCGGAGGATTGTGTACTTGGAAGTCAGCACTATTCACGTTGGTGTCGGTGCCATCGGGGATGCGGGCAATCGATTCGCCAGAATACGGATCCGGCGCACTAGCCGTGCGATTGTCGGTAGGTTCACCCATCCAGATTGCACCCGGATCGGCAAAGGAACCATAACCAACGGCATCGATGATTTGACCGGAAGGATTTTTCAAGAGAAGATTGTCACCATGTCCACCTGTTGCACTCGCGGCATTTTGCCAATCACAATGAGTGGAAACTTGGGTAACGTTTACAACCTGCGCGTCCTGACCGACCACGAAGTAACCTGATGCAGGAATCACTCCAGACAAAAGGACGCTGTCGTAAGCGCCTGTCGAACCAACATTACCATTAATACCGACTAACCGGTAACCAGTAAGGTCAGTACCAGGTGTCCCTTTAATTTCAGTGAAGCAATGTGCATCGGTACCGGGCGTATCGTACAGTATCTCATTTATAACAATCTGCGCATTTGCTATGGCAGCAAACAGCAGCACGGATAACAGAACCATTAACCGAAGTTTCATTCTTAACTCCTCACTCTCAAGCTGGGTAAGGCGGACAAATGTCCGCCTTGATTTATTGATAAAACAATTGTTTGGGCAGATTTGGTCAGTTTCTCTCAAACACCATGCGAATCTACCCAAATTCACCGAAATGGAAGGGGATATCAGGATCGCTGCTGGGTAATTTGAATCTAACTCGATGTTTTTCTACAATGTGCCGCAACGAAACGACTACCGCTTTAAATCCGGTACAGCGTCTTTTTCTGGAACAATTACCTGAAAACAGGTAATGATAACTTCCCAAAGTAAACATACAAAGTACAATTGACATTCGCAACCGGATTGAAAACATACTCACACTGCATGAAAAAACTGTGAGGATACACTATAGTTTGTTTTACTTACCGGCAGTGTCCATCCAACGTACTTTTTTACTCGGGGCAATCGGCGACGACTTCTCGATGTACTTAACTAACGCATCGGAAATCCGCATTCCCAACCAATCGACTTGATCCTGCGGAATCTCGGTGAGTATCTGCATCCCGGAATTCCCCATCAACAGATAATCCGAGGTCGAAACCGAATACATCGAGTCGGGATGAAACACT from bacterium encodes the following:
- a CDS encoding lamin tail domain-containing protein, which gives rise to MKLRLMVLLSVLLFAAIANAQIVINEILYDTPGTDAHCFTEIKGTPGTDLTGYRLVGINGNVGSTGAYDSVLLSGVIPASGYFVVGQDAQVVNVTQVSTHCDWQNAASATGGHGDNLLLKNPSGQIIDAVGYGSFADPGAIWMGEPTDNRTASAPDPYSGESIARIPDGTDTNVNSADFQVHNPPTPGALNGGTVPTPVDRTLLQIRTNNTNGIPVDSGLYVRVHGVANVPSGLWQSGGLLDISIQDGLNAGVTLRGVNSTTVAVGDSITAQGYVSIYNGKTQIVPPYFQVTNHGAAHIALPDPIVCTTGELRNSGESYEGMLVQIVGAILGSNQNWPLLDSAASINLDDGTGIITLRIEKGTDLDGWTNPPQPGDRITVTGIAGQYDFNSPYTEYFQISPRGQADVVSSEVGERPAPSVANGFALEMAYPNPFNRSTDIRYSIPRGEVATITVHDVMGRLVATLGSDVREAGKVSWNGRNTNGITAAGGLYIVRMTGRSVALTQKILYLP